In a genomic window of Ipomoea triloba cultivar NCNSP0323 chromosome 3, ASM357664v1:
- the LOC116013032 gene encoding putative late blight resistance protein homolog R1A-3, protein MACVALTCLMRTLELEFLQPNPRLILHDKQPIESLCKKLTFLQTFLDESEKKSHNCEELKDLIARIRGVTLEAEYDIEAELVEIRHQMLDVTLRRVLKDVEDLIVMIEARTAKGLQTQNPESSSSSGGQSSSSQHASKFEDIMVGQTKEFEELKKKLLSSNKPLQVMSLVGMGGIGKTTFARKLANDSAVKLHFDCCGWVTMSQEHNKRQVLLQLCRSIMSMRDDINTMNHDKLAEQLRKNLLGRRYLIIVDDIWTIGAWDDVKRCFPSEVENTGSQILLTTRLKEVSIYACSDNLHDMSFLNYDECWDLFCQKFLVRESLNKEFERIGREIVERCGGLPLTVVVLPGHLSTNMEVDEWRSVKSMLNSLVNLDLSQQFSRILSLSYNNLPCHLKSCFLYLGAFPEDSEIGIKKLIRLWIAEGFIKEESEKTLEESGEGYLQDLMNRSLIMVSGRSSSNGKVETCKMHDLLHDLCASKAKKEKLLCTRDGDELHPNNVVCSDGNRWLSLKIVSQHSLHLTALKKSRSILCFGMRKWNDSLANFCQMTANSFKMLRVLDLTVLKFKGSIPSDIIDVVLLRYLALASNRLLTSIPVSRNRNLQTLVIREDINGVRKLPRGIWELPQLRHLELYHQLIPMYTPEVAQVNLQTMYWLQCVQCTKQVLSRIPNVKELGIIAQGCISHHCLDDLNSLKKLDKLKVQGSYCPIQLQSCTFPQNLKEITFAKTVMPWEAMNIISMLPKLEVLKLKNHACVGQDWKLTVERGFPELKLLLISVMDLKHWELADDVDDDHPFPKLERLVLRNCFELKEMPSWIENLSNLKSVRLEHCHDSLVSSARMIEEEQRENYGEEYGFEIVEFHTQSVYFHPTLNNTTFIPILFAENDEDQKTRGKVKNMYFRFSNYIHSKLTQTQSVFLEATSLYIPYYTNNHRDWSWTRDYEHKVAVLQGEYWLKIKGHLDTRCLHKISSYSAYFIFKFKFEPQWFEAFTSVRYINDKRSDSENRRCQVFLTEKRSSEDPGRFPNRRHDGWMEIKLGDFYISSRNEGEVEMQLWNFENEHGKSGLIVKGIEVRPN, encoded by the exons ATGGCTTGTGTTGCACTAACTTGTTTAATGCGAACACTAGAGCTTGAGTTCCTACAACCCAATCCACGTCTGATTCTACATGACAAACAACCTATCGAGTCTCTCTGCAAAAAGCTTACCTTTTTGCAAACGTTTCTTGACGAATCTGAGAAGAAATCCCACAATTGTGAGGAGCTGAAGGATCTGATAGCAAGAATTAGAGGAGTAACTCTGGAAGCAGAATATGACATTGAAGCAGAGCTAGTAGAGATTCGTCATCAGATGCTGGATGTAACCTTGAGGCGTGTACTTAAAGATGTTGAAGATCTGATAGTGATGATTGAGGCACGAACAGCAAAAGGTTTGCAAACTCAAAATCCAGAGAGTTCTTCATCGTCTGGTGGCCAATCATCATCCTCCCAACATGCTTCAAAATTTGAAGACATCATGGTAGGGCAAACCAAAGAATTCGAGGAGTTGAAGAAAAAGCTTCTATCCTCGAATAAACCATTGCAAGTTATGTCCCTTGTCGGTATGGGAGGAATTGGCAAGACGACCTTTGCAAGAAAACTTGCTAATGATTCTGCAGTCAAGCTTCACTTTGACTGTTGTGGTTGGGTAACCATGTCTCAAGAGCATAATAAGAGGCAAGTGCTCCTTCAACTGTGTCGTTCCATCATGTCGATGCGCGATGACATTAACACTATGAACCACGATAAGCTAGCAGAACAACTGCGCAAAAATTTACTAGGCCGGAGATATCTAATTATTGTGGACGATATATGGACAATAGGCGCATGGGATGATGTGAAGAGATGTTTTCCAAGTGAGGTTGAAAACACGGGCAGTCAAATACTATTGACTACTCGACTCAAAGAGGTATCTATTTATGCTTGTTCAGATAATTTACATGACATGAGCTTCTTAAATTATGATGAATGCTGGGATTTATTTTGTCAAAAGTTTTTGGTAAGAGAAAGTTTGAACAAAGAATTTGAAAGGATAGGGAGGGAAATTGTTGAGAGATGTGGAGGATTACCACTTACAGTTGTGGTGCTACCTGGACATCTATCCACCAACATGGAAGTAGATGAGTGGAGGAGTGTTAAATCAATGTTAAACTCATTGGTGAATTTAGATCTGTCTCAACAATTTTCCAGAATACTCAGTCTGAGTTACAATAACTTACCTTGCCATTTGAAAAGTTGTTTTCTATATTTAGGAGCTTTTCCTGAAGACAGTGAGATTGGAATTAAAAAGTTGATTAGGTTATGGATTGCCGAGGGATTCATAAAAGAAGAGAGTGAAAAGACGTTAGAAGAATCAGGTGAAGGTTATTTGCAGGATCTTATGAATAGAAGCCTGATTATGGTAAGTGGGCGAAGCAGTAGTAATGGAAAAGTTGAAACATGTAAGATGCATGATCTGTTACATGACCTGTGTGCAAGCAAGGCTAAAAAAGAGAAACTTCTGTGCACCAGAGATGGCGATGAACTTCATCCTAACAACGTTGTTTGTTCCGATGGAAATCGTTGGTTAAGTCTTAAAATAGTATCTCAACATTCTCTTCACTTAACTGCTTTGAAAAAATCCCGTTCCATTTTATGCTTTGGCATGCGTAAATGGAATGATTCTCTAGCCAATTTTTGTCAGATGACAGCCAACTCTTTTAAGATGTTAAGAGTGTTGGACTTGACTGTACTTAAGTTCAAAGGAAGTATACCTTCAGATATTATAGATGTAGTTCTTCTCAGATATCTAGCTTTAGCCTCAAACCGGCTGCTCACTTCCATACCAGTAAGCAGGAATAGGAATCTGCAAACACTTGTTATTCGTGAAGATATCAATGGTGTCCGTAAGCTACCTCGTGGAATATGGGAGTTGCCACAATTAAGGCACCTTGAGTTATACCATCAGCTAATTCCAATGTACACTCCAGAAGTGGCTCAAGTAAATCTGCAAACAATGTACTGGTTGCAATGCGTTCAGTGCACAAAGCAAGTGCTTTCGAGGATTCCAAATGTTAAGGAGTTGGGAATAATTGCCCAAGGATGCATATCACACCATTGTTTAGATGATCTTAACAGCTTAAAAAAGCTGGATAAGCTTAAAGTTCAGGGCAGCTATTGTCCTATACAACTGCAGTCTTGTACTTTTCCACAAAACCTCAAGGAGATTACCTTTGCAAAAACTGTAATGCCCTGGGAAGCTATGAACATTATCAGTATGCTGCCCAAGCTTGAGGTGCTAAAACTTAAGAACCATGCCTGTGTGGGACAAGACTGGAAACTAACTGTGGAGAGGGGGTTCCCTGAATTGAAGCTTTTGCTAATTTCTGTTATGGATTTGAAGCATTGGGAGCTGGCGGATGATGTTGATGATGATCATCCTTTCCCAAAGCTTGAGCGCTTGGTATTGAGAAATTGCTTTGAGTTAAAAGAGATGCCAAGTTGGATTGAAAACCTTAGTAATCTAAAGTCAGTTCGGTTAGAGCATTGCCATGATTCCCTTGTGAGTTCTGCAAGGATGATTGAAGAAGAGCAGCGTGAGAACTACGGAGAAGAATATGGATTTGAGATTGTTGAATTCCACACTCAATCAG TTTATTTCCATCCTACTTTAAATAATACGACCTTTATTCCTATTTTGTTTGCTGAAAATGATGAAGATCAAAAGACTCGAGGAAAGGTGAAGAATATGTATTTCAGATTCTCGAATTATATACATTCCAAACTCACTCAGACTCAG AGTGTTTTCCTCGAAGCAACAAGTCTCTACATCCCATACTACACAAACAATCATCGGGATTGGAGTTGGACTCGGGACTACGA ACACAAGGTTGCAGTACTTCAGGGCGAGTACTGGCTCAAGATCAAAGGACATTTGGACACCAGGTGCCTGCACAAAATCTCTTCTTATTCTGcatactttatttttaaatttaaatttgagccCCAATGGTTCGAAGCATTCACATCGGTGAGATACATCAACGATAAAAGAAGTGATAGTGAAAATCGACGTTGTCAAGTATTTTTAACAGAAAAGAGATCCTCTGAAGACCCTGGCCGGTTTCCAAACCGTCGCCATGATGGGTGGATGGAGATTAAGCTCGGAGATTTTTACATTAGTTCAAGAAATGAAGGTGAGGTCGAAATGCAACTTTGGAATTTTGAAAACGAGCATGGGAAGTCTGGTCTTATTGTTAAGGGCATTGAGGTTCGACCTAATTGA
- the LOC116014229 gene encoding putative late blight resistance protein homolog R1B-12 isoform X2 → MDLKHWELADDVDCPFPKLERLVLRNCFELKEMPSWIENLSNLKSVRLEHCHDSLVSSARMIEEEQRENYGEEYGFEIVEFHTQSDQKNGGKLKNMYFRFWNYIHSTLTQVSLPLCHSFAEENDEDINMSVFLKVGSISKNSVGLGTPDTRLQYFGAIAGSRSKYSWKLGTCSKSLLTLHTLFLNFN, encoded by the exons ATGGATTTGAAGCATTGGGAACTGGCGGATGATGTTGATTGTCCTTTCCCAAAGCTTGAGCGCTTGGTATTGAGAAATTGCTTTGAGTTGAAAGAGATGCCAAGTTGGATTGAAAACCTTAGTAATCTGAAGTCAGTTCGGTTAGAGCATTGCCATGATTCCCTTGTGAGTTCTGCAAGGATGATTGAAGAAGAGCAGCGTGAGAACTATGGAGAAGAATATGGATTTGAGATTGTTGAATTCCACACTCAATCAG ATCAAAAGAATGGAGGAAAGTTGAAAAATATGTATTTCAGATTCTGGAATTATATACATTCCACACTCACTCAGGTCTCTCTCCCTCTCTGTCACTCATTTGCAGAAGAGAATGATGAAGATATAAATATG AGTGTTTTCCTCAAAGTAGGAAGTATCTCGAAAAATTCAGTTGGACTTGGGACTCCGG ACACAAGGTTGCAATACTTCGGAGCGATTGCAGGCTCGAGATCAAAGTACAGTTGGAAACTAGGGACCTGCTCAAAATCACTTCTTACTCTGcatactttatttttaaatttcaactaG
- the LOC116014229 gene encoding putative late blight resistance protein homolog R1B-12 isoform X1 — protein sequence MDLKHWELADDVDCPFPKLERLVLRNCFELKEMPSWIENLSNLKSVRLEHCHDSLVSSARMIEEEQRENYGEEYGFEIVEFHTQSDEDQKNGGKLKNMYFRFWNYIHSTLTQVSLPLCHSFAEENDEDINMSVFLKVGSISKNSVGLGTPDTRLQYFGAIAGSRSKYSWKLGTCSKSLLTLHTLFLNFN from the exons ATGGATTTGAAGCATTGGGAACTGGCGGATGATGTTGATTGTCCTTTCCCAAAGCTTGAGCGCTTGGTATTGAGAAATTGCTTTGAGTTGAAAGAGATGCCAAGTTGGATTGAAAACCTTAGTAATCTGAAGTCAGTTCGGTTAGAGCATTGCCATGATTCCCTTGTGAGTTCTGCAAGGATGATTGAAGAAGAGCAGCGTGAGAACTATGGAGAAGAATATGGATTTGAGATTGTTGAATTCCACACTCAATCAG ATGAAGATCAAAAGAATGGAGGAAAGTTGAAAAATATGTATTTCAGATTCTGGAATTATATACATTCCACACTCACTCAGGTCTCTCTCCCTCTCTGTCACTCATTTGCAGAAGAGAATGATGAAGATATAAATATG AGTGTTTTCCTCAAAGTAGGAAGTATCTCGAAAAATTCAGTTGGACTTGGGACTCCGG ACACAAGGTTGCAATACTTCGGAGCGATTGCAGGCTCGAGATCAAAGTACAGTTGGAAACTAGGGACCTGCTCAAAATCACTTCTTACTCTGcatactttatttttaaatttcaactaG